GTTAATCAAGTATGTTTCagattattttatagtttttagttttataaatataaacaatgtattttagtgccattcttattttattattgttagtagAAATTATCTACCATTTCTGTAGATAgtaaaaatacagtacattttttatattttatagaaaatattatGGTTATAAGCAATTCTTGCTATATTTACCAAATTGATAAACAtttctcacaatatatatatatatatatatatatatatatatatatatatatgtgtgtgtgtgtgtgtgtgtgtttacacttatagaaataaattcattcattcattcattaacaaTTAATAAGTGAATACACTTCACTTCTGTAGTTAACTTTAGTTGTAGGCAAATGGTTAGGGCTCACAAGGGCCCAGCATTCTATAGCTCAttgtacaaatatttaaagcacGGGTTTAATGCACTATTACAACTTTTTCAACCCATTACAGAAGAGAAGGAAGGGAAAACTCATGTACATGTATGATTCTTATTTTCTAGCAAAAGCATTAGTTAAATAAGCATATGCACAATCACAAAGGCAACCAAGTTATTTTAGTAAAGAACTTTTCTGGGGCTAGCCCTTAGGTAATTTACGctctatatatactatatgtttaTTGCATTGTAATAAGTGAAACATTAAAttatcatttcatttataattaaaagtaaTGTACCTCCTCCAAACATGCAAGGCTGTGGTCCCTCTGCCATTTCTCATAAGTAGCAATCTCATGTTCAATAAAAGAAGACTTCGTTATAGCTCTCCCTCTTTAGATAATTTGTTTTGCAGCAGACACTGTCTTGTAAAGTGAGTCTGACCAAAAAGATGGCTGGTTATTTGGGAAGATGTGAACATGTAGTATCTGAGACACCATTTGTACGTCCATTCACAAACTACATCATAGGGGCGGTTATTGACCAGGTATTCCCTGGCCAGACATGAGAATGGGCACCCAACCTGGTTGAAAATGCAAATGGATCCTGTACCATCTTGGGAGTCCATTCAATGTCTGCCACTGatcatatatttacaaatagTCCCAGATAAAGAGATGATATTGGGGGTCTCTTCAACCTtaccaatgaaaaaaatatatgtatattataaaaaaataattctgcacaatatttataatatacataagtGTTCCACAAACtcaataataaaactatattattTTCCAGGTGGAGTGGAAGCTCTTCGAGATCTTATCATTGTGAATTCTCTTCCTTTCGTTTCAAACCCTGAAACATCTCTTACCTGCATAGCTCCAGACTGGAGCTCTCCAGACTCTATTACTCTAGTTAGAGACTTTGATGCTATTTTAAACCAGCACCAAGACCCCCTGGAAGTTACTCAAGATGACACAAGAAGATCAGCAAAAAAAGTTACGTGGAAAAAAGAGAAGGCAAATGAAGCTATAGGAGCCTATTACTGCGAGTGGAAAACCAGAGATGGAGTAACAAGGATACGAACAATGAAAATGTCAGAGCAAGGTATGGGTCTGATGCCTTTTAAACACAGAAGGGCTTGGCAAGTAGACAGAGTGATAGTTAGTTCTTGGGCCACTAGTCTTCCCTACATGTACTGGATCCTTAATATCTTTCCTCTTTGGATGCTCTTCTATGCGTCCTTCTTTAGTTTTGTGCTTATGGGCAGCATCAGCCAGAACCTTAGTTTACATTGTCAAGTGTTTAAAACAGCCACAGAGGTCAATGTTATGGCTGGCTTTAAACTTCATATAGTAAAAATGCTTGTTCCAATAGTTCTCAATGCACATTAAGCACTGTGATGTTCTTTTTATGTGAAACATTTATCAAATggaacaattgtttgtttttttcttttcaaaagcATCCTTCATCCCAAACTCACTGACTGTCACAGCAAGCAAAGGGGACAATATAACACTTTACTTTGTGAAAAAGAACCCAACGGAAGAAGATGCCTTAATCTACAAAAACAGTAAGTACTCAAACAATCTATGTCAGAACAAAATCTTGATAGTGGAAACTAATTAGCATAATTCAGTGAAATCATCCTTTGGAAAATTCTGATTTACTCCTGATAAATgctatttaatgttattttactgGGTAAAATACTGAATATGCAAGACCAATTCTTCTTCCAGGAGAAACACGCCAGCCTTAgccctttataaatgtatagttaatacagtaagaggaaatattttatatcaacTCATACAATTTACCGGTAATTTGGTAAATAGACAAACTCCCCAGTAACTTTGTTGGGTAAAATCTGTGGGCAGCTGTTACAGAGGGGTCGGTAGCCCCTCTTTCATATAAAAAGGGACAGATAGTCCTATTTGGCCAGTTGGGGATATCAGAGATCTGCTGTGTAACTGGTCCATATACTCTATGGAGGACCGTGCCCAGCCGGCACAGGCTCCAATGTGCATTTACTCTAAGCTGCACATGCAGAAtattgggatatgacatcatatccaagcTCTCGGCTTAGATGATGATGGCCGTGGCAGTAAGTGGTGGGGTGCAGCTGGACTACTGCCCTGGGCCATCACTAGACTTCTCATACTGCATACTACTCAAAGTATACTGTTTGTGACTACTAAGGAAAattggaaaacataaaaaagtaatttacagcacaaaaaagaaatgttttatatgatTTCATGTTCTGTGAACAACAACTTCAGCTAAAAGTCAACTCTATTGTCTGTTTTTGTTACATGCCTTTATTGATCTCTTGATCATTCTAgggtcattcattcattctataCCAAAGCACGAAGTACCACGTTTGCTGGAGATTCCCATAACAAATGCTCAGCCCAAGGATGCAGTCGTGTATTCTGTCAGGTATATAGGAGGGAATCATTTTAACACCGCTATGACCAGGTTGATTGTGAGAAGTAAGTTGagttacatttgtttatttaatagcAAACAAggcaaaatagtttttttttttccaaacagaTGGCAATATTAAGTGTACAGTTGGCCTGGATGTAAATCTGCACCCATATCCAAAAAGTGTATATGTGACATCTCTACACTCGCTGGGCAAGGAGCAGAGTAGTATGGACAGGAAAGAAGAGACTGGGGTCAAGTTAGGATATTATCATCACCAGTATCACCCACTATGCCAGCCATAGTGCCATAGTGGACCACACTACAAAGAATCACCACTAGTATTGCATCAGGAAAGGAAACTAACCCGTATCCCAACAATAAGATCTCCCAGTCACCACGCAGACCCACTTACTAAGATAACCTGCAGTCATTGTCCATTCTGGAcgctgttttcattttttaatgtttgaaatgtatgtaaaataattgtatttttctggTGATATGTCATAATACAGATGAAAatagtaaaatacaaaatattgatGATCAAAAATTGTGAGTTCCTCGCCATCCCGCTATTAAAActcactaaaaaaataatttgtgttacTACTGAATTCATATCCCACTCATAGAAAAATTATTGCTTAGCTCCAGTGACCACCGCAATTGGATTACAATTAATTGCATCTCTATAATATAGTCCCTTGGCTACTAGTACCATACTAGAGAAAAAAACCATACAGGCAGTTAAAAAAGACAAGCAAAATTATTGGTCCCTCATactgatttttatttagttgACATTTACATCAAAATATGGTGATAATCATCAAATCCTGATAATCAtagtttataaacacatacacttaaAAGAGATCTACGTGATTCATTGATTCAAGGACCACAAGGTACCGTCAAGCAATTTGCAgacatattatttgttttagctCAATTGCTTTAAGTATCCATAGTACTGGTGTTACTATTGGACCTACATAAACAAGTACACTACAAGCACtatatgcatatacatacaataaaaaatacaagcaAAATTATGGGTCCCTCACCATCCATCAATAGACATTTATAAGTTTTAAATCAACAGAGATTTACAAATATTACTGACATTGCAAGTTATTACTTAACAGCTTAAGAAGTATCACCAAACCCCAACTCCACTCCTTAGCTTCTTTTCTTTCCTAATTTGTCACACTTCAACTTTTCTAATAGTCAATCTAATTTTTTAGCTATCAAACCCTACCGGCGCtatgtgaaaaatgtaattttcccccttagttactaagtCCACCAAATGTCtaccaaatgtaattgataattgggttctatttcactagacacacctaggcatgattactgccggTCCTGTTGAATCTAcatatcaattaaatagaacctgtcttgcaaagtaaAGCAGGCTAAAAGGTCCCAAGAAGGAGTAGATGATGCCacgatctaaagaaattcaagaacgggtcaaaaacaaagtcattgacatctttCAGTCTGGAgagggttacaaagccattcctaaggctctgggactccaacGATCAACAGAGACCAATTATCTACAAATGGGGAAAACTTGGAATAGTGGTGAATCTTTCCAGGTGTAGCTGACCTACCAAAATTCCTCAGAGAGCGCATTGATAACTTATACAGGAGGTCACAGGAgcacccagactaacatgtaaagaactttaggcctcacttgcctcagttaagaTCAGTTTTCACGATTTCACAATTAGAAAGAGAGTGCAAAAATTGGCATCCAGGAGAGTTACAAGGagaaaaccactgctgaccaaaaagaacataaagGCTTGTATcatatttgccaaaaaacatcctgAAGACTTTTgacataatattctgtggactgaatCATAGCATTcaacaataagaacatcataccaacagtcaaacacagtGGTGGTAATGTGatgtctggggctgctttgctgtttcataattgatggaaccataaTTTCTGCTCGCTACCAagaaatcctgaaggagaatgacCAGTCAGTTTGTGACCAAGTTCACCTCTGAATGGTTCAAAAGGAACAAAgtgaaggttttggagtggcctaaTCAAAGTCCTAACTTGAGTCCGATTGACATGCtgtgacatgaccttaaaaaagAAGTTCATGCTTGAAgaccctccaatgtggctgaatgaaAACAATCCTGCCAAgtagagtgggccaaaattcctctatAGCGATATAAAAGATTGCAGTTAGGTTTAGGGgggaaattactttttcacatgggggatagtttttttattaactcCTTAAAATTCCCAttgaaaagctgcattttgtgtttatttgctttCTCTTTGTCTTATGTTAACATTGGTTGGATGAAACCGCTAAAtctgacaaataagcaaaaacagaagaaattaGGGAGGGGAATTTGGAAAGCTTTTATTGACTAGATATTAATTGACTTTTGAAATACAGGGTGTGAAGACCAGAAATGGGGGCCACAATGCAACAAAACATGTCCTATATGTTACAATGGTGGTGTCTGCCATGAGGACACAGGAGAATGTATCTGTCCTCCAGGATTTATGGGAACAACATGTGCAATGGGTAAGTTCCCCATATGTCAACAGAGAAGTAAGCACAAGACAAAAGGTGCTTTATAGGATGCAATTTCAATTAAGTTACTTGGAGTGGTTCAAGACTATTGCTCTTTATAGTTGAACAGGCCATGTTTTTAAGCAAATGTTTTCCCAATGAATTCCAGCATTGTACTGGTCTCCTGTAGTCAGTTTGCTTCTGTTTGTATTACATACATTCTAAATAACAATTTACTATCCCTCTTTATGTAGAGAAAATTGATTAGTCTTGTCTAGGTTATATATCCCCTAGATCGCTGCTTCACCAGTATAGCCATGGTGGTTACATGCATCCACCAGCTCATCCACCAAGCGGCCAGCAAAACAACTAGTCTCATTCTAGGACTTTATACAGTCCTGGAATGAAATGTGGTTTTCCTATAATATGTATATCTCTGTGCATCCACCAGAACAGTGCTGTGGACACATCAATGATCAAAAATACCACCTGAAAACCATTGTTGGCAGATTCCTCAAAACTAGCTATATTAGTCTGTCTCTGTCACCTACAAATGGGCGATTTATGAATAACTAACGATAATACTGTTGTGATAAAACTGTTTGGCTGCTAAAATGGTGCAAGTTATCCGTGATAAAGTCTCTAACGAAATAGTGAAATTCCTTAATGTAGATAGGAACAGAATATTATGTGACAGAACCATAATAAAACATGTAGGAAGGGATTTTACAGAGTACAGTAGACAAAAAGGAATATGCCATCAGGTTTAACAGCAGGACAATTATGAATAACATTagcaaaaataaacttaaaaaaaatccattggtCTCTTGTCCagaaaataaaagactgaaCTTCTTAATCAGACAATTTGCAGACTAAATGGGTCAAGTGGTTGTTATCTGTCTGTCACGAAAACCCTAAAATGCTGTATTTATCAGCAAAGGTCTGTTAATGATTACACTAATTATATCACCGATCTGAAAACAGAATCAACTATGAAGAACTCAGCATCTCACAACCAATTTACCAACCTATAACGCTACCTTTAATtatatctaccctttccctttCAGCATGTGGTGATCACAGATTTGGCACAACTTGTAAAGAAAGCTGTGGAGAAAAAGATGGCTGCAAGTTTCACATGTTCTGTTTAACGGATCCGTACGGCTGCTCGTGTGCCTCTGGCTGGAAAGGGTTCATGTGCGACGAAGGTAATGCATGATCAGCAACACTGGAATGATGAATTGAATTCTACAttgaagtttattttttagggATAAGTTAGATACCTGATTATGCTACATCCTGGggtttatctattttttaaggGGCCCTAAGTAAAAAAATTCCATTGACCATTTCCATCATGACCATTAGATGTAAATACACACAAGCTaacctgggtttttttttaaataaaaggtaGCACAAGGATCACCAGAAATTAGGTGATCTCGCTTGGTGTTGAGCAGGCTTACGTTAATCTGATTTGACGCTGATGTTCTACGGTTTTTAGTGCGATGCCTACTGAGGAGTGCACATTAAGCATTAGGaggtttccattaaaaaaaatgggatgTCCTCAACTGGAGCCTTTTCCAGGCTATCCATAGCACCATACAGCTGCATTGTCAACATAGCGTGACTCTCCTGGATATCAGTACGGAAACTAAACAATGTCATTAATATGTCCTCataattatttgttaaaaatacattactctAACCAAATAACAATTATGATAAAATCAGATGGGTGACCTATAGATGAATACCTGTAACAGCCACTGCTCCCGCTTTTGCTACAAGCCTTTAGTGCGGAGATTTTGAGGGATAAGATAACCAGACTGCTGCATGTAGGGAGATTGAATTTTTTATAGCCTGCTGTACTATAActaaattattatacattatcagaaacataacatttatacTTAGTTATTTAGTTATACTTTTAGTTATTAATGAAAACCCACCATCACAAAACAGGCCATGTATACATGTTCTCATACGTGAGAATTCTTCTCATCAGTTCAAAACTAAAATGGGTAGAGTACTGGCTATACCGTAGGATACTcttatacaatgtatataaaatgcttTTATGTATATCTTAGCGTGTGCAGATGGCTACTACGGACCTGACTGCAAGCTGAAGTGTCTATGCAACAAGGGAACCTGCGACAGATTTAAGGGCTGTCTGTGCCCCCCGGGATGGAGAGGGAACCGCTGTGAGAATGAAGGTAAAGCAAGGTAACACTGTATTAAATCACTTTCCAGTGTTAAATTCTAGGGAGTCCATGCGCCTCACTGGTACCCACTGCTGTTGTATGTCATCTACTCACAGTTACGAGACTGAATGTTTTGCTTCTGTTTTTGGTTCTTTCAGTGGATAGtaaacaatatatcatttttcttattttttgtaatactttgttttcatttacaaCCTATTATAGTTATTCTTCCAAAAACACCTTCTCTATCACCTACATTCTGCACAATTTTCCCGATTGCCTCTTGTCTTTTTACATCTTATTCTATCACCTTGGCCATTGCTTTATTATCCTGCTTCTTTTTCTATTCTCCATCTGTTGCAAACCAATGGCGTGTTCCACTTGTTAACACcgtttttgctgttttctacTAGAAATGCTGTTTGTGTATGATCCCCGTTGTATTTGCATTGATGGATGTATCTCACGTTGTAGGTACACCTGACATACCACCACAAATACTGGAGCTGGAAGAAACCCTAGAGCTAAATGCTGGAACAGAAATTAAGCTAACCTGCAAAGCCAGTGGATACCCGCTTCCTGTAGCACAGCAATTCAAGCTACTGAAACAGGATGGCACTATGTTTCAGGTCGGTCAacatcaacatatatatatacacatatatatatacacagtatatatatatatatatatatatatatatatatatatatatatatatagtttagctTTAATATATGCAGTGTATACTCTATAGTGTGTATAACGTGTGACATTATACGTTTACATCTTGCACAGATGTGGCTGTACATAATTTACATGGGACATGGGGGAGAGAGGTGGGAAAGGCGAATGGCGAGGCCAGGGAGAGATGAAGAATCAGAGAGGGAAATGCTCAAAAaagctgaaatgtttttttttttctggtacaACATTTTAATGGGGGACATATATACTAGTCACTTTAGCTTTATGGTGCACTTCCACAGCGCTAATTTATAGTACTCCAGCTGTATCTCCATAAATTAGGCTTTTTAAATTCCATCAGTGTTGTTATATTGGATGGCTTTGGTGTGGAAAAGCTATTTGCCAGTCTGGACTAACCTTATGACCCTGAGTGGCATGGCTGCCACATGCCAAAAACTGTTTGTTACCTTTATGTTATTGTTTGAACCTATTTTCCTACCAGGCCATTTACAATACAAGGTTGTTTAGCAATGGCAATTTCCATTTAATATGATATTATAAGGGACAACGTACTACTTCTAGACCTGGAATATCTACACCATGTGAAGCTGAAAACAGACCTAGGCCCATCAGGTTCAACCCACTAATACAGTACTCTCTTCCACAGCCTCTCTCAGTCAGCGACAGCGATAATGCAGCAATTGCGCTGTTTAAGGTTGACAAGATGCAGCCCCGAGACTCTGGCATTTGGATATATAGTGTGAAGACAGAAGCAGGAATGACCGAGAAGCCTGTGTATATCTCAGTTAAAAGTAAGACGTATGACTGGCGACAATTACAGTTTCCATGCTACATATAGATCTTCTTCCCAAGGAAGACAAAAGGAGATACTTGCAATAATTGTATAATAGTCTGCTTGTCTATGTAGTGGCAATTGTCACCGATTAAGAAAAATGACTCTAAAAAAACGAGGGAACAAGATTTACTCAAGAGAGTCCAAGGTTTATTCAGCCTACAGTTAGCTGGGTGTCTCCATGATGAAACTGATCAGCCATCTGGAACTCACCTTGCTCTGTGGGTCCAGAAAACATAATCTCATTTTCTCAATACAGCTGCAAGAAGAGTTTGCTTTGTTTCAACATGTCTTCTATTAATTCCCTGCCACACAGAGACTAGCTAATTCCCATGGAAGAGAACATAGGAATTTTATTCACAGCCCAAATCGGGGCTTCACAACTCCAGTCCACAAGGGGTTCAAATAAGGCGTGAATTGTGTGTATCCTTGTATCTTGAAAACAAATAGTTCCTTTTcttgaaaaaaagtaatttagttCATTTTCAACTGAGACACCTGTGCTTAAACCGGGTTATCCGAATATTATGGCCTGTTTATAGCCATCAAGGACTGGAGTTGTGCACCACTGGACATTCATGATGAAGGCAATCAAGCCCATACTAGCAGTGAGGCAACATGAGGCTCCCAGCCAATGAGAAGATAGTACACCTAAGGTGCCAAAATCCCCAAGGCTTTTCGGGAAAGAGGTAGAGCTCCATGGGACAGCAGGGTTCAGGACTGCAATCCTGTGGTCCCAATGTCATCCTTCAGCATCAGGGACACCGGAGATTGCATAATGCGCATGCACAGAATTCTGTCCATGCACAGTAGCGCTTCCTGATTTTCCAGGGTTataagttgggaggtatgatccAGCAAATAGTAACATTTGAGTAGGACAACTCTGTACAACCTGGACAATTCTTTTCCTGGGTAAACATACAGCTCTGAAACACATTTTGCCACCAAGTTATGCAGATATCATTGTATTAATGTACTGGGTGTGCAACACTTATGTGCAGCCATAGTTACCAATTGAAGCATTTTTACTACAGTGAGTTATTGCTGTTATTGCTGCGATTGGAAGATTGGAAATTATATGATGGTTTTGGCACACACTATACATGTGTTTAACATCTttatctttttaaccccctccagTGCCACCGTACCCACAGCTTGCTCCAAAGTTGAACAGCAGTGGACCTGATTACCTTAACATCCAAATGAATGGTGAGCCATACACTGGAGATGGGCCAATTGTATCAGTCACTCTTTTGTACAGAGCATCTACAAGATCAGCTTCGTGGCAGAACCTGGATggtaagaaataaaaattaaaagaataaaaattttGGATTTTTAAGAAACAAAACTGAACAGAATCACAAATGtcctttatttgaaaaataagcttttgggaccacTGAGATCTCTTCAGCTGAAGCAATATAGATACACAGCTTTATATCGCCACCTACTGGGCAAAGTAGGAGTAATcagcaaaaacaaatgaatattttttgcaCTGCTCACTCAGAGGGATACTataataaaacagatttattaaaaaaaaatacaataacttttaatttttatattcagtcataaaatatgaattcattatTTTAGCTGTTTTCAGAAAGGCAACCTTTCTGACCTTTAAGAGGGTCGTTTTTCCACTGCAATACCAAATCTTGGAATGAAAGTTCCACTTAGTATGAAACCAGTATCATCTGCAGTGGTCTTCTACTGCTTGTTGGGTTTATGATGTTGGCCCCACCAATCTTAGACTTAAAAACTATTCTCCAACTATGATGACATCCAGGCTCCTCTAAGTCTGCATTGAAGAACAGTGATAAAGTCATgaatgggtttttatttttcttacattacacCACAGTCACTTTAAAACACCATCATTCTATATCATTACAGTATTAGTGTATTAGGAATATATTTCCCCACTTTAATTTCATCTGCAACAGACACGGTCATATTATCACCTTGTATGTGTTGTTTCCATTGTAATATGactgttatcttttatttcctcTAGTCCCTGTACATAACAAAATTGTGAGACTAGAACAGCTGGAGCCAAGAACGGAATATAAGATCTGTATTCAACTTGGACGCAAAGGAGAAGGTGGAACTGGACATCCAGGCCCAGAAGCCATCTTTACCACAGAGGCACTTGGTAATAACTGTATTTGGATCAGTATTCTTCATGAACTGCGCCAGCTCAgaatactgtataatataataaaccgTCCTGCCATGTGTAGAGAGAAATCGTTAGTTTGCTATGGCACCAGAAACCACCTAGCTCTGGGTGTTGTCATATGATTGAAACACCAGGTTctctattttaatttaaatcagaATGCTACTCACATCAGTGTGAATAGAGCTAGTCACATGGACTTCAGAAATCATCATATCACCCATTCAATTATAATAATCTAGATGGTGTATGGTACCTCTACATTCCAGACATGGCCCGATAGATGTGTTTGTTATAAATCGTGGTAAGGTCTCCCAAAATGCCTATAACTGTTTGCGAAACAGTAGAAAAGTTCCACAATGCTAGCCATCATAATGGGGGTTATGTGTAAAAAGTGATCCTGGTGCAAAATTGAAAACAACATACATTAACAACCATAACAACTAGAGGAATGATCCATTCAACAGAACCATACCATTGGTTGCTATTGTGATGAAATGacagtatttgcttgattataagacaaccttgatCATAAGATGACACCCCAGAGTTTGGATCttgatgaaagaaaaaaagaaatgcctgaatataagatgaccctattcAAAAAAAACCAATACCACTATTTCAGCTGCTCACTAAATGCACACTTACAATCTGAAACTGACTCATACTGTACAGTCTgctactcacacacacacacttacactcattTTAGTGACTTAACcatttgtttaatgtttaaaatgtagtaAAGGATGTGAAGaatgtgaaaatgaaaaaaatgttttattgtttttattactttattttattattactttattacttCTTTTTTTCAGGATCATGTCTCAgtaagagagaggggggggtttAACAACTCAGTACTGAATAGTCATTTATTGCATGGTACATTTAAAACTGTtgactaaaaacattttttatgcataactCATAATATTTCTGACTGGTCCCAGGTGCGCGAACACTTGCTTATCTTGAGGTTTTGTAATGCAATGTTTCTAATTATTGAAAGAATCCCTTGAGTACTGTCTGTAGCTGTAATAATCAATGTAATAATGGCTTTTATATTCATGCACCActttatgtttaatatttctCTCCTTTTGTATGTGTACAAAACAATCAAGTTTGCGTTTGCTTCTTCTAGGTCTTCCATCACCTAAAGGTCTCACGCTGGTCCCTAAAAGTAAGTCATCTTTAAACTTGACCTGGCTTCACGAATTTCAGAGCTCCGATGAAGAAAAGGAGTATGAAGTCGAATACAGCAAAGTTAATAGTTCTGCTCAGCCTCAGACTAAAAAAATGCCTGGAAATAAAGCTGAAATTATTATTGATGGTCTGGAACCAAGAACGTTATATCAATGCAAGGTCCGGGTGAACACCAAGTCCTTTGGTGAATGGAGTGAGACAGTGTTTGGATGGACTTACAGTGACAGTAAGAAAGTCTATAATGCTGCTcaattattctgaatagagataATGCAATATGTAtggttgtgttttatattactaCTTAAAGAGGCACTTAAATTGTTTTTGTCCCacaaatacaataatttaaTCTGTAGTATAAGACACAGACTGGCTataggggaaactgggctgatTACCATTGAGCAGGTGCTCAATGTCACCTTCTACATATCTTCATTGCTGCACACTTTAAAGGTTTAAGAGGCTGTGTGAATCCAGCAGGTGGCCGCATATACTTCATTTTAAAAGTCGCCAATTCAGAAGTGCCAATTTTAATACCCAGTCCACGCTAAAGTGCAAATTATAATCTTGAGCCCTGTGTAGTAAAATGTTATGagtaacacataaaaaataatcatttttatccAAAATTGGATAAAGAGATGCAAACATGTCAACTTCCAAATGTCCCAAAATAAGCAAAGTTTGTGATTGT
The DNA window shown above is from Spea bombifrons isolate aSpeBom1 chromosome 1, aSpeBom1.2.pri, whole genome shotgun sequence and carries:
- the TEK gene encoding angiopoietin-1 receptor; protein product: MDFLAYYLLFICKFLISGGVEALRDLIIVNSLPFVSNPETSLTCIAPDWSSPDSITLVRDFDAILNQHQDPLEVTQDDTRRSAKKVTWKKEKANEAIGAYYCEWKTRDGVTRIRTMKMSEQASFIPNSLTVTASKGDNITLYFVKKNPTEEDALIYKNRSFIHSIPKHEVPRLLEIPITNAQPKDAVVYSVRYIGGNHFNTAMTRLIVRRCEDQKWGPQCNKTCPICYNGGVCHEDTGECICPPGFMGTTCAMACGDHRFGTTCKESCGEKDGCKFHMFCLTDPYGCSCASGWKGFMCDEACADGYYGPDCKLKCLCNKGTCDRFKGCLCPPGWRGNRCENEGTPDIPPQILELEETLELNAGTEIKLTCKASGYPLPVAQQFKLLKQDGTMFQPLSVSDSDNAAIALFKVDKMQPRDSGIWIYSVKTEAGMTEKPVYISVKMPPYPQLAPKLNSSGPDYLNIQMNGEPYTGDGPIVSVTLLYRASTRSASWQNLDVPVHNKIVRLEQLEPRTEYKICIQLGRKGEGGTGHPGPEAIFTTEALGLPSPKGLTLVPKSKSSLNLTWLHEFQSSDEEKEYEVEYSKVNSSAQPQTKKMPGNKAEIIIDGLEPRTLYQCKVRVNTKSFGEWSETVFGWTYSDKTPPSPSNINIFNITDSSAIVSWSIEEGHSISLIIIRYKMFGNTEYNHDIKIRNITIGHYLLKGLESNSLYLVEICSENNVGESTQNNIKQLMTRQEIKRGYESKDGNVLLIAILGSAGMTCLTILLAFLIMLQLKRANFQNRMAQAFQNGVREEPVVQFNSGTLTHLKKAKNGPDPVDYPVLEWHDIKFQDVIGEGNFGQVLKARIKKDGLRMDAAIKRMKEYASKDDHRDFAGELEVLCKLGSHPNIINLLGACEHRGYLYLAIEYAPHGNLLDFLRKSRVLETDPAFAIANSTASTLTSQQLLHFAADVARGMDYLSQKQFIHRDLAARNILVGENYVAKIADFGLSRGQEVYVKKTMGRLPVRWMAIESLNYSVYTSNSDVWSFGVLLWEIVSLGGTPYCGMTCAELYEKLPQGYRLEKPLNCDDEVYDLMRQCWREKPYERPSFAKILVSLNRMLEERKTYVNTTLYEKFTYAGIDCSAEEAA